From a single Capsicum annuum cultivar UCD-10X-F1 chromosome 12, UCD10Xv1.1, whole genome shotgun sequence genomic region:
- the LOC107851480 gene encoding LIM domain-containing protein WLIM1, with translation MAFAGTTQKCMACEKTVYLVDKLTADNRVYHKACFRCHHCKGTLKLSNYNSFEGVLYCRPHFDQLFKRTGSLDKSFEGTPKIVKPEKDEKPQAAKVSSMFVGTREKCFGCKNTVYPTEKVSVNGTPYHKSCFKCSHGGCVISPSNYIAHEGRLYCKHHHVQLIKEKGNLSQLEGDHEKTSVKTAES, from the exons ATGGCTTTTGCAGGAACTACACAGAAATGTATGGCATGTGAAAAGACAGTGTATTTGGTTGACAAATTGACTGCAGATAATAGAGTGTATCATAAAGCTTGTTTTAGATGCCATCACTGCAAGGGTACTCTCAAG CTTAGCAACTACAATTCCTTTGAGGGAGTTCTCTATTGTAGACCTCACTTTGATCAACTCTTCAAAAGAACTGGAAGTCTAGACAAAAGCTTTGAAG GAACACCAAAAATTGTGAAGCCAGAGAAAGATGAG AAACCACAGGCAGCTAAAGTTTCAAGCATGTTTGTTGGAACAAGAGAGAAATGTTTTGGCTGTAAGAATACAGTCTATCCAACAGAAAAG GTATCTGTGAATGGAACACCGTACCACAAAAGCTGTTTCAAATGTAGCCATGGAGGCTGTGTAATTAGCCCATCCAACTATATCGCGCACGAGGGGCGCCTCTACTGCAAGCACCACCATGTTCAACTGATCAAGGAGAAAGGAAACTTAAGCCAGCTTGAGGGAGATCATGAGAAGACTTCAGTTAAAACAGCAGAATCATAA